GCCTGACCACGGTCGCCCCGCACCAGCCCGTCACCCATGCCGTCCAGCGGATGCTGCTGGAGCGGCTGGAGTTCCTGCCCGTGGTGGACGAGATGGGCCGGCTGCAGGGGCTGGTGACCAACACGTCGCTGGTGGGCACCCTCTTCCGCACCGAGCGGGCCGAGGGGGTCAGCGCATGAACATCACGTGGGAGAAGCTGCTGCGCCTGACCGCCGAGCACCTCACCCTCTCGCTTTCTGCCGTGCTGCTGGCCATCGCCGTGGCGGTGCCTGCGGGGATCTTCCTCAGCCGCAGCCGCCGGCTGGCCGACCCGGTGATCACGGTGGTGGGCCTGTTCCAGACCCTTCCGGCGGTCGCCCTCCTGGCCTTCATGATCCCGCTCCTGGGCATCGGCAGCCGCCCGGCCCTGGTGGCGCTCTTCCTCTACGCCCTGCTGCCGATCCTGCAGTCCACCTACAAGGGCCTGGTCGGCGTGGACGCCGCGGCCAAGGAGGCCGGGCGGGGCATGGGGATGACCCCGGCGCAGATGCTGGTGATGGTCGAGCTGCCCCTGGCCTTCCGGGTGATCATGAGCGGGGTGCGCACGTCCACGGTCATGATCATCGGCTGGGCGACCCTGGCCGCCTACGTGGGGGCCGGAGGTCTGGGCGAGCCCATCCTGACCGGCTTCGCCCTGGTCTCGCCCAGGCTGATCCTCGCGGGCGGCATCCCGGTCACGGTGATGGCGCTGCTGGCCGACTTCCTCCTGGGCCGCCTCGAGCGGTGGGTCACCCCGCGCGGCCTGCGGGTATAGGAAGGGGGGCAGGACGCAATGGAACTGCTGCAAGAGCTGATGCAGTACGTGGGCACGCAGTGGCCCCGCCTGCTGGTCCTCACCGGGCAGCACCTGAAGCTGGCCCTGCTGGCGGTCTTCTACGGGGTGCTGGCGGGCGTGCCCCTGGGCTACCTGA
The Symbiobacterium terraclitae genome window above contains:
- a CDS encoding ABC transporter permease, with the protein product MNITWEKLLRLTAEHLTLSLSAVLLAIAVAVPAGIFLSRSRRLADPVITVVGLFQTLPAVALLAFMIPLLGIGSRPALVALFLYALLPILQSTYKGLVGVDAAAKEAGRGMGMTPAQMLVMVELPLAFRVIMSGVRTSTVMIIGWATLAAYVGAGGLGEPILTGFALVSPRLILAGGIPVTVMALLADFLLGRLERWVTPRGLRV